One Malus domestica chromosome 11, GDT2T_hap1 genomic region harbors:
- the LOC103448361 gene encoding uncharacterized protein, with protein MEALGSRLGRASSRYGQTATVFNGPVRRWKKRWVHVSSSSPSLTYQNPHSQSNNSSSRLLLCRWTPISSATSPDEPAAASDEPPRRKFRYTPVSVLEEQKKPIQKKVGDEEKTSETDESVSPSDKVHRKPNINQIMKEQAEELDEDESGVQDSNRSHLDLDLGLKDGHNVNLDSMIQMKKASSGRFWLD; from the exons ATGGAAGCACTCGGGTCGAGATTGGGCAGGGCGTCCTCCAGGTACGGCCAAACAGCCACCGTCTTCAACGGCCCCGTCCGCAGGTGGAAGAAGAGGTGGGTCCACGTGTCCTCTTCATCCCCCTCCCTTACTTACCAAAACCCTCACTCCCAATCCAACAACAGCAGCTCTCGCCTCCTCCTCTGCCGCTGGACCCCAATCTCTTCCGCTACCTCCCCCGACGAACCCGCCGCGGCTTCGGATGAGCCCCCTCGCCGGAAGTTCCGCTACACGCCC GTTTCTGTGCTAGAGGAACAGAAAAAGCCAATTCAGAAAAAGGTTGGAGATGAGGAGAAAACTAGTGAGACTGATGAATCGGTTAGCCCAAGTGATAAGGTGCATCGAAAGCCAAATATTAATCAGATTATGAAGGAACAAGCTGAG GAGTTGGACGAGGACGAATCAGGAGTGCAGGATTCAAACAGAAGCCATCTGGATTTAGATTTGGGCTTGAAAGATGGTCACAATGTCAACCTTGATTCAATGATTCAGATGAAGAAAGCAAGTTCAGGTAGATTTTGGTTGGATTGA
- the LOC103448360 gene encoding grpE protein homolog 2, mitochondrial-like isoform X1, which translates to MFVSRVLARASRTLPRGTMLLAAPQNHHLPILSNQSQALIHDFSSKQIVPRQVSLLHHSTPTSSISQIFGFSSSASPHPEKDHGSAVENGSASTNGEPEKASGDAKVADQAKESDSESDGDLTMDDLVKLVAEKEDLLKEKHEEFKKMQDKFLRSYAEIENVMERTKREAENSKKFAIQSFAKSLLDVADNLGRASSVVKESFSKLDESKDTGAAFPLLKTLLEGVEMTEKQLLEVFRKYGIEKYDPTNEAFDPNRHNAVFSLQDASKPPGTVAVVLKPGYMLHDRVVRPAEVGVTTDAGNNADN; encoded by the exons ATGTTCGTCTCTAGGGTTTTAGCTCGGGCCTCGAGGACCCTCCCCAGGGGCACAATGCTCTTGGCGGCTCCGCAGAATCATCACTTGCCAATCCTGTCCAATCAGTCCCAAGCTTTGATCCACGATTTTTCCTCTAAG CAGATTGTTCCGAGGCAGGTGTCCCTATTACATCATTCAACCCCAACTTCTTCTATCTCTCAAATATTTGGGTTCTCTTCGTCTGCATCGCCACATCCTGAAAAGGATCATGGAAGTGCTGTAGAGAATGGCAGCGCTTCTACAAATGGAGAGCCAGAAAAAGCAAGTGGAGACGCGAAAGTTGCTGATCAAGCAAAAGAGTCAG ATTCAGAGAGTGACGGTGACTTAACAATGGATGACCTGGTAAAACTTGTTGCTGAGAAGGAAGATCTTCTGAAGGAGAAACATGAAGAATTCAAGAAAATGCAAGATAAATTCCTCCGAAGTTACGCAGAGATCGAAAATGTCATGGAGAGGACAAAGCGTGAGGCAGAGAATTCAAAGAAATTTGCCATACAG AGTTTTGCAAAGAGTTTACTAGATGTTGCAGACAATCTAGGCAGAGCTTCTTCAGTTGTCAAAGAAAGTTTCTCAAAACTTGACGAGTCCAAGGACACTGGTGCAGCATTCCCACTTCTGAAAACACTTCTAGAAGGTGTTGAAATGACTGAGAAACAGCTTTTAGAG GTTTTTAGAAAGTACGGAATAGAAAAGTATGATCCTACAAATGAAGCGTTTGACCCAAACAGGCATAATGCAGTATTCAGTTTACAAGATGCTTCCAAGCCTCCGGGTACTGTTGCTGTGGTTCTCAAG CCGGGATACATGCTTCATGATCGAGTTGTTCGACCAGCTGAAGTTGGTGTAACAACGGATGCGGGGAACAATGCTGACAATTAA
- the LOC103448360 gene encoding grpE protein homolog 2, mitochondrial-like isoform X2 produces the protein MFVSRVLARASRTLPRGTMLLAAPQNHHLPILSNQSQALIHDFSSKIVPRQVSLLHHSTPTSSISQIFGFSSSASPHPEKDHGSAVENGSASTNGEPEKASGDAKVADQAKESDSESDGDLTMDDLVKLVAEKEDLLKEKHEEFKKMQDKFLRSYAEIENVMERTKREAENSKKFAIQSFAKSLLDVADNLGRASSVVKESFSKLDESKDTGAAFPLLKTLLEGVEMTEKQLLEVFRKYGIEKYDPTNEAFDPNRHNAVFSLQDASKPPGTVAVVLKPGYMLHDRVVRPAEVGVTTDAGNNADN, from the exons ATGTTCGTCTCTAGGGTTTTAGCTCGGGCCTCGAGGACCCTCCCCAGGGGCACAATGCTCTTGGCGGCTCCGCAGAATCATCACTTGCCAATCCTGTCCAATCAGTCCCAAGCTTTGATCCACGATTTTTCCTCTAAG ATTGTTCCGAGGCAGGTGTCCCTATTACATCATTCAACCCCAACTTCTTCTATCTCTCAAATATTTGGGTTCTCTTCGTCTGCATCGCCACATCCTGAAAAGGATCATGGAAGTGCTGTAGAGAATGGCAGCGCTTCTACAAATGGAGAGCCAGAAAAAGCAAGTGGAGACGCGAAAGTTGCTGATCAAGCAAAAGAGTCAG ATTCAGAGAGTGACGGTGACTTAACAATGGATGACCTGGTAAAACTTGTTGCTGAGAAGGAAGATCTTCTGAAGGAGAAACATGAAGAATTCAAGAAAATGCAAGATAAATTCCTCCGAAGTTACGCAGAGATCGAAAATGTCATGGAGAGGACAAAGCGTGAGGCAGAGAATTCAAAGAAATTTGCCATACAG AGTTTTGCAAAGAGTTTACTAGATGTTGCAGACAATCTAGGCAGAGCTTCTTCAGTTGTCAAAGAAAGTTTCTCAAAACTTGACGAGTCCAAGGACACTGGTGCAGCATTCCCACTTCTGAAAACACTTCTAGAAGGTGTTGAAATGACTGAGAAACAGCTTTTAGAG GTTTTTAGAAAGTACGGAATAGAAAAGTATGATCCTACAAATGAAGCGTTTGACCCAAACAGGCATAATGCAGTATTCAGTTTACAAGATGCTTCCAAGCCTCCGGGTACTGTTGCTGTGGTTCTCAAG CCGGGATACATGCTTCATGATCGAGTTGTTCGACCAGCTGAAGTTGGTGTAACAACGGATGCGGGGAACAATGCTGACAATTAA
- the LOC103448358 gene encoding MATH domain and coiled-coil domain-containing protein At3g58250-like: METSKGQKKVKDDLVSVDFSWEVQNFSKLNNFKHYSDVFAIDDYKWQILLYPRGNNVDFLSVYLVVVESSKLPPGWSRYAAFSLTLVNQLHPSNSKTLDTEHVFDKRGSDWGFTSLIPLSEFCDSGKGYLVNDMCIIRAKVAVSKAEINILEHNASSSAPIKHLNKKRRVLDYVLAINDLTYAPPGPPIVKEPEDMSSPPAAELEDFRGLGKIEKAFVPLLDEVCSWHPSLTECQRKRSRMFTEWAFTALGRLLHFMKTKKVKDMTDDACEQLKLLWEELEAFKFDLAWLAPGVQRALDMNKIVESAGKLKRLRKDVD, translated from the exons ATGGAAAC ATCGAAGGGTCAGAAGAAGGTGAAGGACGATCTTGTATCCGTCGACTTCTCCTGGGAAGTTCAAAACTTTTCCAAGTTGAATAACTTCAAGCATTACTCTGACGTTTTCGCAATCGACGATTATAAATG GCAAATCCTTTTGTATCCAAGGGGAAACAATGTAGACTTCCTATCGGTGTATTTGGTTGTTGTGGAGTCTTCAAAACTGCCACCAGGATGGTCTAGATATGCTGCTTTCAGCTTGACTTTGGTCAATCAACTTCATCCCAGCAACTCAAAAACATTGG ACACTGAGCATGTGTTCGATAAAAGGGGAAGTGACTGGGGCTTCACATCGTTAATTCCTCTAAGTGAGTTTTGTGACAGTGGTAAAGGGTATCTTGTGAATGATATGTGTATCATTAGGGCCAAAGTTGCTGTCTCGAAGGCTGAAATTAATATATTAGAACACAATGCAAGTAGTTCTGCACCTATTAAGCACTTAAACAAAAAACGTAGAGTGCTGGATTACGTGCTGGCCATCAACGACCTTACTTATGCTCCTCCTGGCCCTCCCATAGTCAAGGAACCTGAGGACATGTCTTCCCCACCAGCTGCAGAGCTCGAGGATTTTAGGGGTTTAGGGAAAATAGAGAAAGCTTTCGTTCCTCTGCTAGATGAGGTTTGTTCGTGGCATCCTTCGCTGACTGAATGTCAACGCAAGAGAAGTCGCATGTTTACTGAGTGGGCGTTCACAGCTTTGGGCCGGCTATTGCATTTTATGAAGACGAAAAAGGTCAAGGACATGACAGATGATGCATGTGAGCAACTGAAACTTTTGTGGGAGGAGCTTGAGGCCTTCAAATTTGACTTGGCTTGGCTGGCGCCTGGTGTTCAAAGGGCTTTGGACATGAACAAGATTGTGGAAAGTGCAGGGAAGTTGAAAAGGTTGAGAAAGGACGTGGACTAG
- the LOC103448363 gene encoding uncharacterized protein has protein sequence MTELQLQSVSGSELELPESSRGSTKKKHKNNQEVLLCWSFPRHGWYKLNVDGSYRSGCIAGGGVIRNQDGEWLSGFAENLGTGKKPIEAEVWALYRGLELAWNYGWYPIEVETDSAMAVTLVFSPVQLYPKHPQFNLIHKSLNQIRNSENLIRNCLNLLNQIQNYSLQHVYRQKNSVADFLANFGLTLGLGCHYFDAPPPGCEAVLVQDICRVAKPRSLLPTVIEFRGVKKLEALDIHKDDAASVTFTWKIDNFSQLNAVKHYSGVFVIGCFEWRILMYPRGKKSAGSLSVYLDVTGSSTLPKGWARYAQFSLSVVNQLQSSKSITKDTGHVFTKMESEWGFASLIPLSEFYNDREGYLVNDICIIEAKLAVHKSEIKLFGAVR, from the exons ATGACTGAGTTGCAGTTACAGAGTGTGTCTGGCTCCGAGTTGGAGTTACCGGAATCGTCCAGGGGAAG CACAAAGAAAAAGCATAAAAACAATCAGGAGGTGCTTTTGTGCTGGAGTTTTCCCCGCCATGGCTGGTACAAGCTCAACGTCGACGGAAGTTACCGCTCGGGGTGCATAGCAGGCGGCGGCGTGATCAGAAATCAAGACGGAGAATGGCTGAGTGGGTTTGCTGAAAATCTGGGAACGGGCAAGAAACCCATTGAGGCTGAGGTCTGGGCATTGTACAGAGGCCTGGAGCTTGCCTGGAATTATGGGTGGTACCCAATTGAGGTGGAAACTGACTCAGCCATGGCGGTGACGCTTGTGTTCAGCCCGGTTCAGTTGTACCCGAAACACCCTCAGTTTAATTTGATTCATAAGTCGCTGAATCAGATTAGGAATAGCGAAAATCTGATTAGGAATTGCCTGAATCTGCTTAACCAAATCCAAAACTACTCCCTGCAGCATGTGTACCGGCAAAAAAACAGCGTGGCTGATTTTTTGGCCAATTTTGGGCTGACATTGGGGTTGGGTTGCCATTATTTCGATGCACCGCCGCCTGGCTGCGAGGCGGTTCTGGTCCAGGATATCTGTAGGGTGGCTAAGCCCAGGTCTCTTCTTCCCACAGTTATAGAATTCAG AGGAGTAAAGAAATTGGAGGCACTGGATATTCACAAGGATGATGCTGCATCTGTGACATTCACGTGGAAAATTGACAACTTCTCTCAGTTAAATGCCGTCAAGCATTACTCTGGTGTCTTCGTCATTGGTTGTTTTGAATG GCGAATCCTTATGTATCCGAGGGGGAAGAAAAGCGCAGGCTCCTTGTCGGTTTATCTGGATGTTACTGGTTCTTCAACATTGCCAAAAGGGTGGGCTAGATATGCGCAATTCAGCTTGAGTGTCGTCAATCAACTTCAAAGCAGCAAGTCAATAACAAAGG ATACTGGACATGTGTTCACTAAGATGGAAAGCGAATGGGGCTTCGCCTCTTTAATTCCTCTAAGCGAGTTTTACAACGACCGTGAAGGATATCTTGTGAATGACATATGCATCATTGAGGCAAAGCTTGCAGTCCATAAGTCTGAAATTAAGCTTTTCGGAGCCGTCAGATAA